Below is a genomic region from Argiope bruennichi chromosome 3, qqArgBrue1.1, whole genome shotgun sequence.
GTGGaagaaataattggaaatataaattatatattctctttatctcttgaggaaaataaagttgtttttgttttttttcctcgaaaagacaaaattttaaaagcacgttgTTCAGAACTTAAGAATAACTGCTGGAATCAAATGCATGAAATaaagtatcttaattttttaaaaaaagttgatatcattaaacattttctttgccTCTAACTAATTGAATGGATCTGCCTTTTTTCAACGGTGAATATAATTAGACAATATATCGTTCCCTTCTCACAGACGATCACTTAGAATCTAGTGAAAGATGAGCAGTAAATAGTTATATACAGAGATATTCTATATTGGCTGACAGTATGCAGActaagtcttctactaactataactacgagaagtaactttcaatgaaaattatttttttaatgtatttggaattgtttgataataaatgcatcattttacattattatatttgtggctattattattatgtttgtagttatgtagaAAAATGCATATTCCGTATTTTTTAttaagctgaaataaaaattgtagaacttTTTTTAGTTCACCACAACTACGCCACTGGGGGGACCTTAACCTTAACACCTCTgcatgcccctgcgactataatttttacgattatttaaacagttgggtggacatggagagtgagagtAGATCCAGACCCCAGTGCcactttatttaaatcaaatacttgGTTACAGAAGAACAAAAGTATTTACAATATGTACAAAAAATGTTCCTATTGATATACAGATAGGTTACATTGCTGGTTACGGTTGCGGTCCCGCCACTGAGGGACCGCAACgtcttgggaaaaaaaaagtaataaaagtactACCTTGGAAAAGTATTAAAAGTAGTAGCCATACCCTGGAAAAGTCTGCCCACCCATGAGTTAGAATATCCTCTGGAAGTTCGAAATGTTTTCTGTAGTCATCATTCAAGCGTTATAAATACAGCACAGAAAATGATGTGCGATGAAAAGGATACATCTgctaattatttaagaaatttgtaaCTAACAGAGATTATGAAATCTTCTTTGCACTTTTGTCTTACGTTACATAGGAGAAAAAGTCGGCCACAAAAAAAATACGTTTGtttttgctaattaaattaaaattaagatcagTATCATCAATAAGGTGGAGCAAATGTCCCTAGTGCCATTGCTGGGAagataaaattgtgaaataattttgtttcatttagtaaaaaatacttttttttttttttttgcttttatttcccAGAActaaaaaacttctttaaagcaaaaatgaagtttttctcCCATTTTGATAACTCCATATATTCAATTATCTCGATTCATTCCCAAATTCAAATCACTATTTAAGTTccataaatattgtttcaaatatagaCAAGCGATTCATtcgaaaatacttttttgatgAATTAGCAAAGGCAAATATATCTGCGTAGTACTAAAGAATCATTATTTGATAAACTGTTGCCTGCGTGatattgaatttcatataaataagctCCGAAAATCATATTTCCATTCACCAGTTGTTCTCACCAATCCATTAGTGTATTCAAATGCTACGAGCTTATTCAGGATGGTTATGAAGTAAACTGAATGAGAGTaactttcattaataataatgaagcCAACTATAGAAATTctaggcaatttttttttatgtatagtggatttagtttaattatattatatttccaatttaaagcaacactagggctattttgggacgtacctcgaaattttgaatcgcagtcagatgatgaggacgacacctaagctgacACCcctctctccaagcttccacacccctcaggggctcacctactataggtgagtacgggtgtcccaatcccgaggtacccagggatctatactccctttcagttcgctctcccctacgccttctgctttttgctgtgtctttccttccctcgacggcaagcgagggagctctccatgagaagctgtcgccgctctgtttgcttcttgcttctcatggatagccaaaaccccacgtgttggccgtgcgtggcaacccactagaaagatgggtggtgcactgtggtcccctgtgcatcaatcggctggtagctggtcacctgagtggctagtctgctagggatcaagcgaaggggttactccttgggcttggcgttaagggtggtcactgtccccgggggtaactccgagcgtataggtaaccgattagcactatggtaagtgccgaggctagacgtctagagccggtggctgccatcccttgttgggctccgtggtgggcggtgccgtcggacccgaatcttcTTTAATATCGCATGGGCTCTTccaagaaatctcccttcagtgggcatcgcaCAGTCcaatcttttgtaaaaaataattcatatcatgATTCTTTCTTTGTCATCAAGCGTGTTTCTgagttaaatgaaacttttaattctgTATCTCCTTTTCTTGTACAGAAGGCGTTTGCAGCAACAATAGGGGACGTCACTTCAATCCGTAAAATGCGTTCGGGTGACTTGCTTGTTGAAGTAAATTCTAAAAAGCAAGcccaacaaataatgaaattgaaagcttTGGCTGATATCCGAATTACTGTAAGTCCGcacttatctttaaattattctaaaggtGTTATAACTTGTGGGGAATTGTTTAATGTTCTCCTTGAAGAAATAGCAAAAGAATTAAAACCCCAAGGAGTGACCAATGTACAACAAATCTCAATCCGGCGGAACGAACAAATACTTCCCACCAAACATTACATACTAACTTTCCATAGCCGAAATATACCAGAATTTATATATGCCGGCTACATAAAATTACCTGTTAGACATTTTATTCCAAACCCATTACGGTGTTTTCATTGCCAGCGTTTTGGTCACTCGAAAGCCaactgccgcgggacactcacttgcgcccgctgtgctgaGAAAGGCCACGATAGTCAGCAGTGTAGCGCACCCGAAAAATGCGCAAACTGCGATAGCAGTCATGCATCATTCTCTCGAACTTGTGAACGTTGGCAACTGGAAAAACGGATAATAACAACTAAAGTAATAGAAAACATATCCTATCCAGAAGCCAGGCGAAAGGTTTTGTCCCAAACACCTAAACCTGGTATAAGTTATGCAGCTGTTGTACAAAAACCATTCTGTGAAAACTGTTCATGCTCTAACTGTACAAAAAGCAATCTAAAAACAAAACCGAACCCTAAAATTTCAGATTCTGAATCAGAAAATTCTACAATAAGTATTCCTGAAACTAATGAAATTGAAACGcacaaaataaaatccaaatccTACAAATCCCTGAAGCTAAAGCTTTCAAAACGTGGCCTGTCTGCAAaggatttaaatacaaaatttaaaaagtcaaatttgcGTTCATCTGTCGCACTGGGACTCGCAAACCAAGGTGTcgtccataaggacttaacgtccatttttggtggAGCATCCAAGAGTTCCGAATTAATCTCGCTTCATCCATCTGAGGGGGAGGATGAAGAACTGAAAATGAGTTGCGATGCCTCGCAACCTCCACCCATTGTCCCTAATTCTTTACCAGCAACAAgaatttcttaatgggtaccttactttcttggaattgtcgcggcattcggtccaAACTAAATGACATCAAGacacttttaaacaaatttcatcctgtctGCATAAgtgttcaagaaactttcttggcAGAAAACATTCCTATAAAATTACGTGGCTACAACTGTATAcgaaaagatgcagacacaggatcTCGCAATTCCGGGGGTGTCTGTATCTTTACTTCAAATCTCTATCCAAGTTCGCCTCTCAAATTACAAACTTccctacaggctgtggctgtacaagttcatgtacgGAAATTAGTCACAGTCTGTTGTATTTACTTACCGCCACCTGATGCCATCTGTCAGCAAGATCTGGACaacttagtggaccagcttccttcgcTTTTTATATTGCAAGGTGacttcaacggacatagtactttgtggggttcgggtACTACAAACTgtcgtgggcggcagattgaggagtttatttctaacaactgtctctgccTGCTCAATAACGACGAATTGACgtacttccacgaacccacacgtaccttccacagtcttgacttggccatatgttctcctgagcttCTGCCGTTGCTAACCTTTGCCGTTAGCAACGATTTAtataatagcgatcactttcctataatcgtctcccatgctgatagcggtgATGTGACTATTTGTCCTCCTCGTTTCCTGTTCCAGCGGGCGGACTGGACTGCTTTTTCGCAACTGGCAGATATCACAGAGACAATGGTCAATACATCAGACATCTCGGAAGCAGTAGTACATGTCGTTAACACCATAATGAACGCCGCTAACAACACAATACCAAAATCATCCCCACGTCGACGAAAGTTTcgaagaccgtggtggaatgaagcctgccGTGACAGTCTCAAGCAACAGAAAAAATTGTGGAACAAGTTCAGAAGGTACCCGACAACAGAAAATcttgttgcttttaaaagagccaaagcactAGCTCGACGCATTCGTCGTCAAAGTCAGAGGAATTCATGGATATCATTCGTTTCTTCTATAACATCCTATACTTCTAGTAAAACCTTGTGgaaaaaggtaaaggctgctagTGGGATTTATAGTGAATCATCACTTCCTATTTTAAATACTGGAAATATGATGCATTCTGCCCCTTTAGAAGTAGCCAATATTCTTGgccaagcatttgcacaagtGACCGCAATGGATTCTTATAGTCCTAACTTTCTGAGaattaagaatcccgcggaacggttgcccTTGCATTTTAATGACAGAAATACCTATTCTTATAACTGTGAGTTTAGGATGTTTGAACTAGAAACAGCATTATCTCAAGCCCGTGATACCAGTCCAGGATCAGATGGGATTACTTATAGTATGATCCGGCATTTGAATGCTACTTCCCTTTCCAACCTGTTGctgttatttaacagaatttggaatgagcagaagtacccttcacaatggcgagacGCTATTGTGATACCTATCTTAAAACCTGGAAAAGAATCTTCCaatcctctgaactacagaccgattgctTTAACGAGTTGCCTTTGCAAAACATTTGAGCGAATGGTCAATGCTCGGCTTatatacgaattggagaaacaaggatggattcccccgttgcaaagtggtttccgtagaggtcgctctacctttgacaacctcattttactggaaacccagatcCGCAACGCATTTGTtaagaggaaccaccttgtctccatatttttcgatatagaaaaagcctatgaccgtgcttggcgctttggcatactttcaacactttataactttggttttaggggaaatcttcccatatttttaaagaactttttatctcatcgaaCATTTCGCGTTCGTTTAGGcaacttttattcaaatcattttattcaagctgagggagtttcccaaggaagtgtcctcagtgtcacgcttTTCATCATCCATCTTAGtcagattttaacaattttaccttcatctgtacatgccagtctatatgttgacgatctgcagatctcgTGCCAAGGTAGTGATATTAATATAGTAGAAAAACATTTGCAAACCGCCGTGGATAAATTGGTAGGCTGGTGTGATAACAATGGACACACTCTCTCTCCGGATAAGAGCCAATGTgttcatttttgcagaaaaagaaaacttcatcTCGATCCGAATATTAAAATTCGGAACATTCAAATCCCTGTGGTGAATgaagtacggtttttgggagtgattctcgatcggaagctcaccttccttccgcatattttatatttacggaagaagtgtgagaaaaccttaaatatattgaaggtactctccagaacatcttggggtgccgatcgaacctccctactccgtatttaCCAAGCAGTCATCCTCTCCCGTATTGATTACGGCTGTATGGTATATGGCTCTGCATGCCCTACGGTTTTGAGGAAATTAGACACCATCCACCATACCGCTCTAAGAATCTGCTCCGGAGCTTTCCGTACTTCTCCAGTAGAGAGCTTGTACATTATCTGTCATCAGCTACCTCTTCATTTAAGGAGGAAGAAACTGTCTATTTTATACTATTTCCGTTCACAATCTGTACCGAATCATCCCGTTGTTGGTATAACATCGCCAATTAGTCTTCGTAGACTACATGATGCCCGTCCCTCTCACATTGTTCCATTCAATGAAAGAGTCAAATTACTCCTACGTGACATGGAGCTATTAAATATTACCATAGAAACTTTTGATTTCTTTAGTTTTTCGCCCTGGGATTTTCCATGCTTTTCCTTTCTGAATCCCTTTACAGGCTTTGATAAATCTTCGACTGATGCCtttattttccaacaactttTCGATTTTCATCGCTGTCTGTACTCTTCGTTCTCGCCAATTtatacagatggctcaaaaatgGATGAACATGTCGGTTGTGGGATCGTTTTACCATCTGATACTCTGAGCTATCGTCTGCACAAAACTTGCTCCATATTTACAGCTGAGTTAATTGCGATTTTCTGTGCTGTTCAGAAAATCTCGCTCTCAACGCAGCGTAAATTCATAATCTgtactgacagtatgagtgccCTGAAAACACTCTCTCATTATCATAATGGGATTCATCCAGTTGCTGTTCGAATTTTATTGACTTTGCGACTCCTACACAATAGAGGTTTCAATGTCATGTTTTGTTGGGTTCCGGGTCACGTGGGCATCTCAGGGAATGAGATGGCAGACTGTGCTGCTAAGCAGGCAAGCACTCTTTTGACGCATGAACTTCCTTACTGCGATGCGAGAAAATCCGTAGTCAACTACATTTATTCCATTTGGCAGGaggcatgggatctgcagatccacaacAAATTGAACTCCATCAAACCAAAAATTGGCTATTGGCCGGTCCTTCCAATTCGAGAGGTCGATGTCAAGTTGACTCGCCTTCGTA
It encodes:
- the LOC129964244 gene encoding uncharacterized protein LOC129964244 encodes the protein MGSSKKSPFSGHRTVQSFVKNNSYHDSFFVIKRVSELNETFNSVSPFLVQKAFAATIGDVTSIRKMRSGDLLVEVNSKKQAQQIMKLKALADIRITVSPHLSLNYSKGVITCGELFNVLLEEIAKELKPQGVTNVQQISIRRNEQILPTKHYILTFHSRNIPEFIYAGYIKLPVRHFIPNPLRCFHCQRFGHSKANCRGTLTCARCAEKGHDSQQCSAPEKCANCDSSHASFSRTCERWQLEKRIITTKVIENISYPEARRKVLSQTPKPGISYAAVVQKPFCENCSCSNCTKSNLKTKPNPKISDSESENSTISIPETNEIETHKIKSKSYKSLKLKLSKRGLSAKDLNTKFKKSNLRSSVALGLANQGVVHKDLTSIFGGASKSSELISLHPSEGEDEELKMSCDASQPPPIVPNSLPATRIS